One part of the Eriocheir sinensis breed Jianghai 21 chromosome 6, ASM2467909v1, whole genome shotgun sequence genome encodes these proteins:
- the LOC126990811 gene encoding neurogenic locus Notch protein-like isoform X1: MHPRAGILVLWVSCALAPLAHGFISCSPNPCKNSGKCVSHPGAESSCKCTDEYVGEYCQHLNPCRNGPGPRCQNGGTCEAIFSLSGPNPKFKCICPVGYQASLCEIPVANACDSDPCMNGATCQLLTLDTYRCQCPSGFRGEQCEKVDHCASKPCRNGATCHSPRNTFSCTCPPGFTGNTCTTDVDECRDKPCRRGTCSNTFGSYTCNCDVGYTGANCESQYVPCEPSPCHNGGTCRARDAFSYDCHCRSGFKGRNCEINIDDCEKHMCQNGATCVDGVNTYTCACPPTFTGPYCTEDVDECAVRPTICKNGATCTNTVGGFSCICVNGWTGEVCSENIDDCTGAACFNGATCIDRVGSYLCQCTPGKTGLLCHLDDACASNPCHPGSLCDTSPTDGGYMCTCPPGYKGVDCTQDTDECQEGLPCEHNGTCVNTPGSFRCDCSKGFTGPRCEININECESNPCHNQGTCLDERGAFRCVCMPGYTGQHCEEDVDECASHPCYNNGVCSDLINEYRCSCTQGFTGRQCHINIDDCASEPCQHGGTCIDRVAGYSCRCSPGFTGTKCETNIDDCLSSPCRHGTCIDGNNSFTCQCNPGYTGLLCQTEIDECRSSPCQHKGLCKNLINSYKCHCPNGTAGVNCEYNINECFSNPCRNGAKCKDGINEYSCECEPGYTGRHCETNVDDCLSQPCANGGRCIDMVDGFRCQCPSGYFDARCLSNVNECASDPCLNGGSCYDDVNRFNCKCQPGFTGHRCEHEIDECQSNPCQHGGTCLDALNMYTCSCPPGYSGRNCEANIDDCQSRPCLNGGTCIDLVNSYKCVCELPHTGRNCGVRMDPCSPNKCQHDALCTPTANFVDFTCECGLGFTGRLCDEDINECNVSPSPCKNGATCRNTNGSYSCDCAVGYEGRECTINTNDCAPQPCLNGGTCLDGIGEYKCLCVDGFGGTNCEDDLNECASNPCQNGATCKDYVNSYTCKCPLGFSGTNCEINDEDCTPTSCMNNGSCIDGINNYTCKCVTGFTGSHCQHRINECHSNPCKNGGTCSDHVGFFSCHCQYGYTGDQCENLVDWCSPSPCFNNGVCEQTKNRYKCVCPLGWTGLLCDVEMVSCATAAASKNVSPSKLCLHDGKCHDIGNTHRCECAPGYTGSYCQHEIKECDSQPCMNGATCNDHVGTYSCTCRPGFQGLDCEYNVDDCKPNNPCQNGGVCHDQVNGFQCSCPHGTLGKLCEINTNDCYEGACHNGGRCVDKVGGFECRCKPGYVGTRCEGDVNECLSYPCGAEGTADCIQLVDDYRCNCKPGFMGRHCESKRDFCAEAPCQNGGVCNNNDVDYSCHCPDGFTGKSCEFPNDKCASNPCRPGEICRPYERGAECVAREEVVTSCSPNPCTHAGNCLDRISFFECHCPQYWNGRTCEVYDPTFRGGIGREVTVAYITNVTLEREKCEFHRCAEKNNNHKCDPECSSAACDYDGYECSLGRDPWGACQASINCVVVYSDGVCNPECNNSECLFDGLDCQKPLNQCSPIYDAYCQTNYENGHCDQGCNVEECGWDGLDCETEPPSIMQEGLQLVVAMDEASFRSVKKAFTRSLSTELRVHLTIKQSQSGEEMIYPYNRDGTQGLLVYFDIDKRRCEKENQCLGTVTDMANFLAANRLRLGSDQGVPITKVYENVPLGPTPSYTYVIVGIVFTLVLVGIIFMVITNNRKRSRGITWFPEGFFPKYSAGAGAEPARRKPDGQEMRSFSKGASMHHLPDFGDGDGPGPPMAIPGPLGDWSDDDSEHPPSKRSRHEAGYSDQTHLTDYDDANDPRVWTQQHLDAADIKNPDLLALTPPQAEPEDQRGLAGEVDPKGPMGLTPLMIASFRGGGLESHTDEDDKDGSAAVIQELIEQGAKLNAKMDRTGETSLHLAARYARADAAKRLLDAKADANAQDATGRTPLHAAVAADAQGVFQILLRNRSTDLNAKMNDGTTPLILSARLAIEGMVEDLINADADINAADDLGKTALHWAASVNNVEAVQILLAHGANRDAQNNRDETPLFLAAREGSFEACKLLLDHFANRDITDNMERLPEDVANERLHHDIVRLLREHHPRSPQMAQAVNTHLVSQQNQVGNTVLSQQMTPQPAQRTNTQPKAKARRPKSSVMALPGGSINTPVSPDGTTSIKRSSSVKKKRETSGVPSVDSQTQLSPLNLGSPHGVFEAASSPFETGLFTGGLGGLTPHFPELGVAQPPPYEESVKAAASMNNLQQIGVRDNNPFNYSVMEGHPHHQGHVVHQRQQSMPASFSPQSQTTSPPHHMTPPHSSPQHVHSPHNQGHATSPGKMRPALPTSPTHMAALRHATASSGFDFPSSSGAAYSLASQQQQQPQPPQQHQLQQAQAQAHQQQKQQQQQAQQQAQQQAQQQAQQQAQQHHPHQGSSGYYPHYPTPPSQHSGVEATPQHGVAQAAHDAFPTPSPESPGQWSSASPRSQSDWSEGVRSPLGPPGLPPLHPIYPGAQQQQQQQQQQQQQQQQQQQQQQQQQHQQQQHQQGQPQGSLQPLGLPSQGSIYI, encoded by the exons GCTTCAAGGGTAGGAACTGCGAGATCAACATTGACGATTGCGAGAAACACATGTGTCAGAACGGAGCGACGTGCGTGGACGGCGTGAACACCTACACCTGCGCCTGCCCGCCCACCTTCACCGGCCCCTACTGCACCGAGGACGTGGATGAGTGTGCCGTGCGCCCCACCATATGCAAG AACGGCGCCACCTGCACGAACACCGTCGGCGGCTTCTCGTGCATCTGCGTCAACGGCTGGACGGGCGAGGTCTGCTCCGAGAACATCGACGACTGCACCGGGGCGGCCTGCTTCAACGGAGCCACCTGCATCGACCGCGTGGGCTCCTACCTGTGCCAGTGTACCCCGGGGAAG acCGGCCTGCTGTGCCACCTGGACGACGCCTGCGCCAGCAACCCGTGCCACCCCGGCTCGCTGTGTGACACCTCCCCCACCGACGGCGGCTACATGTGCACGTGTCCGCCGGGCTACAAGGGCGTCGACTGCACGCAGGACACCGACGAGTGCCAGGAGGGCCTCCCCTGCGAGCACAACGGCACCTGCGTCAACACCCCCGGCTCCTTCAG GTGTGACTGCTCCAAGGGATTCACGGGGCCGCGCTGCGAGATCAACATCAACGAGTGTGAGAGCAACCCGTGCCACAACCAGGGCACGTGTCTCGACGAGCGGGGCGCCTTCCGATGCGTCTGCATGCCCG GCTACACCGGGCAGCACTGCGAGGAGGACGTGGACGAGTGTGCCTCGCACCCCTGCTACAACAATGGCGTGTGCAGCGACCTCATCAACGAGTATCGCTGCAGCTGCACGCAGGGCTTCACGGGGCGCCAGTGCCACATCAACATCGACGACTGCGCCTCGGAGCCCTGCCAGCACGGAGGAACCTGCATAGACCGAGTCGCCGGCTACAGTTGTCGCTGCAGCCCGGGCTTCACCGGGACGAAGTGTGAGACCAACATTGACGACTGCCTCTCCTCCCCCTGCCGCCACGGGACGTGCATCGACGGCAACAACTCCTTCACCTGCCAGTGCAACCCGGGCTACACGGGCCTGCTGTGCCAGACGGAGATCGACGAGTGCCGCTCCTCGCCATGCCAGCACAAAGGTCTTTGCAAGAATCTTATCAACAGCTACAAGTGCCATTGCCCTAATGGCACTGCAGGAGTCAACTGTGAGTACAACATCAACGAGTGTTTCAGCAATCCCTGCCGCAACGGTGCCAAATGCAAGGACGGCATCAACGAGTACAGCTGCGAGTGTGAGCCTGGCTACACCGGCAGGCACTGCGAGACCAACGTGGACGATTGCCTGTCTCAGCCGTGCGCCAACGGGGGCCGCTGCATCGACATGGTGGACGGCTTCCGCTGCCAGTGTCCGTCCGGCTATTTTGATGCCCGCTGCCTGTCCAACGTGAATGAATGTGCCAGCGACCCGTGCCTCAACGGGGGCTCCTGCTACGATGACGTCAACAGGTTCAACTGTAAGTGCCAGCCTGGGTTCACTGGGCACCGCTGTGAGCACGAGATTGACGAGTGCCAGTCCAACCCGTGCCAGCACGGCGGCACGTGCCTCGACGCACTCAACATGTACACGTGCTCCTGCCCCCCGGGCTACTCTGGCCGCAACTGTGAGGCAAACATTGATGACTGCCAGAGTCGCCCCTGCCTGAATGGAGGCACTTGCATTGACTTGGTTAACTCCTATAAATGTGTCTGTGAACTTCCCCACACTGGACGGAACTGTGGGGTGCGCATGGACCCGTGCTCCCCCAACAAGTGTCAGCACGACGCCCTGTGCACGCCCACGGCCAACTTCGTGGATTTCACGTGCGAGTGTGGCCTGGGCTTCACCGGCCGCCTTTGTGACGAGGACATCAATGAATGCAACGTCTCGCCTTCACCTTGTAAAAACGGCGCCACCTGCCGCAACACAAACGGCTCCTACTCCTGCGACTGTGCCGTTGGCTATGAGGGTCGTGAGTGCACCATCAACACCAATGACTGTGCGCCACAGCCGTGCCTCAATGGGGGCACCTGCCTCGACGGGATAGGAGAGTACAAGTGTCTGTGCGTTGATGGCTTTGGCGGCACCAACTGCGAGGATGACCTCAACGAGTGTGCCTCAAACCCGTGCCAGAACGGTGCCACCTGCAAGGACTACGTCAACTCGTACACCTGCAAGTGCCCTCTTGGCTTCTCAGGCACCAACTGTGAGATCAATGATGAGGATTGCACCCCAACGTCCTGTATGAACAATGGCAGCTGTATTGATGGCATCAACAACTACACATGCAAATGTGTCACGGGATTCACCGGCTCCCATTGTCAACACCGTATAAACGAGTGCCACTCAAACCCTTGCAAGAACGGCGGCACCTGCTCCGACCACGTGGGCTTCTTCTCCTGCCACTGCCAGTACGGCTACACAGGCGACCAGTGTGAAAACCTGGTGGACTGGTGCTCGCCCTCCCCCTGCTTCAACAACGGGGTGTGTGAGCAGACCAAGAACCGCTACAAGTGTGTGTGTCCCCTGGGGTGGACTGGGCTACTGTGCGATGTGGAAATGGTGTCCTGTGCTACTGCTGCCGCCAGTAAGAATGTGAGTCCGTCCAAGCTCTGCCTCCATGACGGCAAGTGTCACGACATCGGCAACACCCACCGCTGCGAGTGTGCCCCCGGCTACACCGGCTCTTACTGCCAGCACGAGATCAAGGAGTGTGACTCTCAGCCCTGCATGAACGGCGCCACCTGCAACGACCACGTGGGGACCTACTCCTGCACCTGCCGGCCAGGCTTCCAGGGTCTTGATTGCGAGTACAATGTTGATGACTGCAAGCCCAACAACCCCTGCCAGAATGGAGGAGTCTGCCATGACCAAGTGAACGGCTTCCAGTGTTCCTGTCCTCATGGAACACTCGGGAAGCTGTGCGAGATCAACACCAATGACTGCTATGAAGGAGCTTGCCACAATGGTGGAAGATGTGTTGATAAGGTCGGTGGGTTTGAATGCCGTTGCAAGCCAGGCTATGTGGGCACGAGGTGTGAGGGGGATGTCAATGAGTGCTTGTCCTACCCCTGTGGAGCCGAGGGCACGGCAGACTGCATCCAGCTGGTGGACGACTACCGCTGCAACTGTAAGCCGGGCTTCATGGGGCGGCACTGTGAGAGCAAGAGAGACTTCTGTGCCGAGGCGCCCTGCCAGAATGGAGGCGTCTGCAACAATAATGACGTGGACTACTCTTGTCATTGTCCTGACGGGTTCACCGGAAAGTCCTGTGAATTTCCAAATGACAAGTGTGCCTCCAACCCCTGCCGCCCAGGAGAGATCTGCCGACCCTACGAGCGCGGTGCCGAGTGTGTCGCGCGGGAGGAGGTGGTCACCTCGTGCTCCCCCAACCCCTGCACCCACGCCGGCAATTGTCTTGATCGAATATCTTTCTTTGAGTGCCACTGTCCACAGTACTGGAACGGCAGGACGTGTGAAGTGTACGACCCCACCTTCAGGGGCGGCATTggaagagaagtcactgtggctTACATAACCAATGTGACTCtggagagagaaaagtgtgaaTTCCACCGGTGTGCAGAGAAGAACAACAACCATAAGTGTGATCCAGAGTGTTCCAGCGCCGCCTGTGACTACGATGGGTACGAGTGTTCCCTGGGCAGGGACCCGTGGGGCGCCTGCCAGGCATCCATCAACTGTGTGGTCGTCTATTCTGACGGAGTGTGTAACCCTGAATGTAACAACAGCGAGTGCCTCTTTGACGGCCTAGACTGCCAGAAGCCTCTGAACCAGTGCAGCCCCATCTATGACGCCTACTGCCAGACCAACTATGAGAACGGCCACTGTGACCAAGGCTGCAACGTTGAAGAGTGTGGGTGGGATGGACTGGACTGTGAGACGGAGCCGCCATCCATCATGCAGGAGGGACTCCAGCTGGTGGTGGCAATGGACGAGGCTTCCTTCCGGTCCGTCAAGAAGGCCTTCACACGCTCCTTGAGCACGGAGCTGCGGGTGCACCTGACCATCAAGCAAAGCCAGTCGGGTGAGGAGATGATCTACCCCTACAACAGAGATGGCACTCAGGGGCTGCTGGTCTACTTTGACATTGACAAACGCCGCTGTGAGAAGGAGAACCAGTGTCTTGGAACGGTGACTGACATGGCCAACTTCCTGGCAGCAAACCGGCTGCGTCTGGGAAGCGACCAGGGCGTGCCCATCACCAAGGTGTACGAGAACGTTCCGCTGGGGCCCACACCCAGCTACACCTATGTCATCGTCGGCATCGTCTTCACCCTGGTGCTGGTGGGCATCATCTTCATGGTCATCACCAACAACCGGAAGCGTTCTCGAGGCATCACCTGGTTCCCTGAGGGCTTCTTCCCCAAGTACAGCGCCGGGGCCGGGGCCGAGCCAGCCCGCAGGAAGCCTGACGGCCAAGAGATGCGCAGTTTCAGCAAAGGGGCGTCCATGCACCACCTGCCTGACTTTGGAGACGGGGACGGTCCTGGCCCACCCATGGCCATTCCAGGGCCCTTGGGAGACTGGTCCGATGATGACAGTGAGCACCCCCCCAGCAAGCGGTCGAGGCACGAGGCAGGCTACTCCGACCAGACTCACCTCACAGACTACGACGACGCCAACGACCCGCGAGTGTGGACGCAGCAACACCTGGACGCGGCGGACATCAAGAACCCAGACCTTCTTGCCCTCACTCCACCCCAGGCCGAGCCCGAGGACCAGCGGGGCCTGGCTGGCGAGGTGGACCCCAAAGGACCCATGGGCCTCACACCACTCATGATTGCCTCATTCCGAGGTGGCGGCCTGGAGAGCCACACTGACGAGGATGACAAGGACGGGTCGGCGGCGGTGATCCAGGAGCTGATTGAACAGGGCGCCAAGCTGAACGCCAAGATGGACCGCACCGGAGAAACCTCCCTGCACCTGGCCGCCAG GTATGCCAGAGCTGATGCAGCCAAGCGACTGCTGGATGCCAAGGCTGACGCCAACGCCCAGGACGCCACGGGCCGCACACCACTGCATGCTGCTGTGGCGGCCGACGCCCAGGGGGTCTTCCAG ATCCTCCTGAGGAACCGCTCCACGGACCTGAACGCCAAGATGAATGACGGCACCACGCCCCTGATCCTGTCCGCCCGCCTGGCCATCGAGGGCATGGTGGAGGACCTCATCAACGCTGACGCCGACATCAACGCTGCTGACGACCTGGGCAAGACTGCACTCCACTGGGCGGCGTCCGTCAACAATGTGGAGGCGGTTCAGATTCTGCTGGCACACGGGGCAAACAGGGACGCCCAGAACAACAGG GATGAGACTCCCCTGTTCCTTGCTGCGAGAGAGGGAAGCTTCGAGGCCTGCAAGCTCCTCCTGGACCACTTTGCCAACCGGGACATCACTGACAACATGGAGCGGCTGCCGGAGGACGTGGCCAACGAGCGGCTGCACCACGACATTGTTCGTCTGCTGCGGGAGCACCACCCTCGCTCCCCCCAGATGGCCCAGGCGGTCAACACCCACCTGGTGTCCCAGCAAAACCAGGTTGGCAACACAGTGTTGTCTCAGCAGATGACACCACAGCCAGCACAGCGGACCAACACGCAGCCCAAGGCCAAGGCTCGACGGCCCAAGTCTTCAGTCATGGCCCTCCCCGGCGGCTCCATCAACACCCCTGTCAGCCCCGACGGAACCACGTCCATAAAGCGAAGCTCCAGCGTCAAGAAGAAGCGAGAGACTTCGGGTGTGCCAAGTGTGGACTCACAGACACAGCTGTCGCCGCTGAACTTGGGGTCACCACACGGGGTGTTTGAGGCAGCCTCCAGCCCTTTTGAGACAGGGCTGTTTACCGGCGGCCTGGGCGGCCTCACCCCTCACTTCCCTGAGCTGGGCGTGGCACAGCCTCCGCCCTACGAGGAGTCTGTCAAGGCTGCAGCATCCATGAACAACCTGCAGCAGATTGGAGTGAGGGACAACAACCCCTTCAACTACAGTGTGATGGAgggccacccccaccaccagggccatgtgGTGCACCAGCGCCAGCAGTCCATGCCCGCCTCCTTCTCCCCGCAGAGCCAgaccacctcccccccccaccacatgACCCCGCCACACTCATCGCCTCAGCACGTCCACTCCCCTCACAATCAGGGCCATGCCACCTCGCCGGGCAAGATGCGGCCAGCGCTGCCCACCTCTCCCACCCACATGGCGGCCCTCAGGCATGCCACTGCATCCTCGGGGTTTGATTTTCCCTCCAGCAGCGGGGCCGCCTACAGCCTGGccagccagcagcagcagcagcctcaacCTCCACAGCAGCACCAGCTCCAGCAGGCACAGGCTCAAGCTCACcagcaacagaagcagcagcagcagcaggcccaGCAGCAGGCCCAGCAGCAGGCCCAACAGCAGGCCCAGCAGCAGGCCCAGCAGCACCACCCGCACCAGGGCAGCAGTGGCTACTACCCCCActaccccacccccccttcccagCACTCCGGGGTGGAGGCCACGCCCCAGCATGGAGTAGCGCAAGCAGCACATGATGCctttcccaccccctcccccgaGTCCCCCGGCCAGTGGTCCTCCGCCTCGCCCCGCAGCCAGAGTGACTGGTCTGAAGGAGTCAGGTCTCCCCTTGGACCTCCTGGCTTGCCACCACTACACCCCATCTACCCTGGtgcccagcagcagcagcagcagcaacaacaacaacagcagcagcagcagcagcagcagcagcaacaacagcaacagcagcaccaacagcaacAGCATCAACAGGGGCAGCCTCAGGGATCCCTGCAGCCCCTGGGCTTGCCTTCACAGGGCTCCATTTACATCTAG